The following coding sequences are from one Gemmatimonadota bacterium window:
- a CDS encoding acyl-CoA dehydrogenase gives MSLTAAAAPLSILSEEEELFRQTVREFAETEIGPYVHEMDVDAKMRPDLLTKFFELGLMGIEVPEQYGGAGGTIFLATLAIEEMARVDASSAIYVDVHNTLVNNALLRWGSEEQKARYFPRMTTDMIGAFALSEPASGSDAFALECKAVQDGDDWLLTGRKFWITSGAEAGLFIVFANVAPENGYKGITAFLVEKEFAGFSIGKREKKLGIRASSTVELILESCRVPAANVLGPVGQGYKISIETLNEGRIGIGAQMLGVAQGALDAACRYIKERKQFGKAIAEFQGVQFQVAQMATDLEAARMLVYNAARLKDAGLPFTREAAMAKLFSSTVANRIASQSLELFGGYGYSTEYPAEKFFRDAKIGTIYEGTSNMQLQTIAKMVLK, from the coding sequence ATGTCGCTGACCGCTGCTGCCGCACCCCTCTCGATCCTCTCCGAGGAGGAAGAGCTCTTCCGTCAGACCGTGCGGGAGTTCGCGGAAACGGAGATCGGTCCGTACGTGCACGAGATGGATGTCGACGCGAAGATGCGCCCCGACCTCCTGACCAAGTTCTTCGAGCTCGGGTTGATGGGCATCGAGGTGCCGGAGCAGTACGGCGGCGCGGGCGGCACCATCTTCCTCGCCACCCTGGCGATCGAGGAGATGGCCCGGGTCGATGCCTCCAGCGCCATCTACGTCGACGTCCACAACACCCTGGTCAACAACGCCCTGCTCCGCTGGGGCTCCGAGGAGCAGAAGGCGCGCTACTTCCCGCGGATGACGACCGACATGATCGGCGCGTTTGCGCTCTCCGAGCCGGCCTCCGGCTCCGATGCCTTCGCGCTCGAGTGCAAGGCGGTCCAGGATGGCGACGACTGGCTGCTGACCGGCCGGAAGTTCTGGATCACCAGCGGCGCCGAGGCCGGTCTCTTCATCGTCTTCGCGAATGTGGCCCCGGAGAACGGGTACAAGGGGATCACCGCCTTCCTGGTCGAGAAGGAATTCGCCGGCTTCTCGATCGGCAAGCGCGAGAAGAAGCTCGGCATCCGCGCCTCGAGCACCGTGGAATTGATTCTCGAGTCCTGCCGCGTCCCGGCTGCCAATGTCCTCGGCCCCGTTGGCCAGGGCTACAAGATCTCGATCGAGACCCTCAACGAGGGGCGCATCGGCATCGGCGCCCAGATGCTCGGCGTGGCGCAGGGCGCGCTCGACGCCGCCTGCCGCTACATCAAGGAGCGGAAGCAGTTCGGGAAGGCGATCGCGGAGTTCCAGGGGGTGCAGTTCCAGGTCGCCCAGATGGCGACCGACCTCGAGGCGGCGCGGATGCTCGTGTACAACGCCGCCCGCCTCAAGGACGCCGGCCTCCCCTTCACCCGCGAAGCGGCGATGGCGAAGCTCTTCTCCTCCACCGTCGCCAACCGCATCGCCTCGCAGTCGTTGGAGCTCTTCGGTGGCTACGGCTATTCGACCGAGTATCCGGCGGAGAAGTTCTTCCGCGACGCCAAGATCGGCACGATCTACGAGGGGACCAGCAATATGCAGCTGCAGACGATTGCGAAGATGGTGCTGAAGTAA
- a CDS encoding efflux RND transporter periplasmic adaptor subunit: MIRRHLPFLLLFAAACGKGPEADAPMRALPAGTVEYTPAQMAQAKLGFDTVRIASTTIPIALPGTLDTPDPETAHVGSIVSGRIDQVMVLPGDRVRAGQPLVKIHSHELATARRDLESAEAASSAAKAALDRSTRLLAAGAVAREEVEQRNAVYRAAEGERQRAAELVSHLRPDGDEVVIVAPRAGVVFTVEAKLGEAVLEGASLVELGDDAALWVTAWVPEASLGLISAAKQVRVTLAAFPGDTLPGRVVRTGGRLDAARRAVDIRVVLERRPAGLRPGMFALVHVAGGQRVERAILPAEAVQRVGDGAEVYVVDAPNRFRRFPVTDAVLLEDGRVAVLGLKPGMVVVGRGAYFVRSSLDAEAPE, translated from the coding sequence ATGATCCGACGCCACCTGCCATTCCTGCTGTTGTTCGCTGCCGCCTGCGGCAAGGGCCCCGAGGCCGACGCGCCGATGCGCGCCCTCCCCGCGGGGACGGTGGAATACACCCCGGCGCAGATGGCCCAGGCCAAGCTGGGCTTCGACACCGTCCGCATCGCGTCGACCACGATTCCGATCGCGTTGCCGGGGACGCTCGATACCCCCGATCCGGAAACGGCGCACGTCGGCTCGATCGTCTCCGGCCGCATCGATCAGGTGATGGTGCTGCCGGGCGACCGGGTGCGCGCCGGGCAACCGCTCGTGAAGATCCATTCGCACGAGTTGGCCACTGCGCGCCGCGACCTCGAATCGGCCGAGGCCGCATCGTCCGCGGCGAAGGCCGCGCTCGATCGCTCCACCCGCCTGCTGGCGGCCGGCGCCGTCGCCCGTGAGGAAGTGGAGCAGCGCAACGCCGTCTACCGCGCGGCCGAAGGCGAGCGGCAGCGCGCGGCCGAGTTGGTGTCGCACCTGCGTCCGGATGGCGACGAAGTGGTGATCGTGGCGCCGCGTGCCGGGGTGGTGTTTACGGTCGAGGCCAAGCTCGGCGAAGCCGTCCTCGAAGGGGCGTCCCTGGTGGAATTGGGCGATGACGCTGCACTCTGGGTCACCGCCTGGGTGCCCGAGGCGTCGCTCGGATTGATCAGTGCGGCGAAGCAGGTGCGTGTCACGCTCGCGGCCTTCCCGGGCGACACCCTCCCGGGGCGTGTCGTGCGCACCGGAGGGCGCCTCGACGCTGCCCGCCGCGCCGTGGACATCCGCGTGGTGCTGGAGCGGCGCCCGGCCGGGCTTCGGCCCGGGATGTTCGCCCTGGTGCACGTCGCCGGTGGCCAGCGGGTCGAGCGCGCCATCCTCCCGGCCGAAGCGGTGCAGCGCGTGGGTGACGGCGCCGAGGTGTATGTCGTCGATGCGCCGAATCGGTTCCGCCGCTTTCCGGTCACCGATGCGGTGCTGCTCGAGGACGGCCGGGTCGCGGTGCTGGGGCTCAAGCCCGGCATGGTGGTGGTCGGGCGCGGCGCCTACTTCGTGCGGTCGTCCCTCGACGCCGAGGCGCCCGAATGA
- a CDS encoding TolC family protein, whose translation MLVLLLPMLWQDTTRLDAGAALARALERAPVVAAVDARTRAADALRRDAARLRNPQLGIAAENLGMQRQVTGKDGLAGTEGQITLQTVLPLGGDLGAARRTGAAHLAVAQSDGAATVVGFSGQLLAAMAAHDMGHDLLAEAMAESAALDRLATSLTARVADGRSPAGEGARVRTEAVMVASQLARRRADLAAADAQLAVALGLAPETPLRISMPASCIAPSPNGMAVDAQRAAARRTLAEALVDQAAARRVPDLIPQVGFRRTAGFSGVLVGLAFDLPLFSSGSASLASARAEADAAKAEVALAEQESTAAIASARRTMQELDAAGVRYAAGWEADLAQAVTAAEARWREGQGTLAELFDARRARLAALEEHATWRGRRVATRLALARAVGQPLTTALLLEDCPGAPR comes from the coding sequence GTGCTGGTCCTTTTGCTTCCCATGCTATGGCAGGACACCACCCGGCTTGACGCCGGCGCGGCCCTGGCGCGGGCCCTCGAACGGGCGCCGGTGGTGGCCGCCGTCGACGCCCGCACGCGTGCCGCCGACGCCCTGCGCCGGGATGCGGCACGGCTCCGCAATCCGCAGCTGGGGATCGCGGCCGAAAACCTCGGCATGCAGCGGCAGGTGACCGGCAAGGATGGACTCGCCGGGACCGAAGGTCAGATCACCCTGCAGACGGTGCTGCCGCTCGGTGGTGATCTCGGCGCGGCGCGCCGCACCGGCGCCGCCCATCTGGCCGTGGCCCAATCCGACGGCGCGGCGACAGTGGTCGGCTTCAGTGGGCAACTGCTGGCCGCGATGGCCGCTCACGACATGGGGCACGATTTGCTCGCGGAGGCGATGGCGGAGTCGGCCGCGCTCGACCGCCTCGCGACATCACTCACCGCACGGGTCGCGGACGGTCGATCCCCCGCGGGTGAGGGGGCACGCGTCCGCACCGAGGCGGTGATGGTGGCGTCGCAGCTCGCGCGCCGTCGCGCCGACCTGGCCGCGGCGGATGCCCAGCTCGCCGTGGCCCTCGGCCTCGCGCCGGAGACGCCCCTGCGGATCAGCATGCCGGCGAGTTGTATCGCCCCATCGCCAAACGGCATGGCCGTCGATGCGCAGCGCGCAGCGGCCCGCCGCACGCTGGCCGAGGCGCTCGTCGATCAGGCGGCGGCTCGCCGGGTACCGGACCTGATCCCGCAAGTCGGCTTCCGGCGCACGGCCGGCTTCTCCGGTGTGCTCGTGGGACTCGCCTTCGATCTGCCGCTCTTCTCCTCGGGGAGCGCCTCGCTCGCGTCGGCCCGCGCCGAGGCCGATGCCGCGAAGGCCGAGGTGGCGCTCGCCGAGCAGGAGTCCACGGCCGCGATCGCCTCCGCGCGGCGCACCATGCAAGAGCTCGACGCCGCCGGGGTGCGCTACGCCGCCGGCTGGGAGGCCGATCTCGCGCAGGCGGTGACGGCCGCCGAGGCGCGCTGGCGTGAAGGCCAGGGCACCCTCGCTGAACTCTTCGATGCCCGGCGCGCGCGACTCGCGGCGCTGGAGGAACACGCCACCTGGCGCGGACGCCGTGTCGCCACCCGCCTTGCCCTTGCCCGAGCAGTCGGCCAGCCGCTGACGACTGCCTTGCTGCTCGAAGACTGCCCTGGAGCGCCCCGATGA
- a CDS encoding bifunctional homocysteine S-methyltransferase/methylenetetrahydrofolate reductase translates to MPTLRALLDDGKVHVLDGAMGTMLYQKGVFVNVCFDELAVRQPTLIAEVHADYAAAGAELVETNTFGANPIKLAQYGLAAETETLNRVAATVARQAVGSSVAVLGAIGPLGVRLEPFGDLAVADAEAAFGRQVDGLLAGGVDGFCLETFSDVAELEAAIRAVRARSDLGVMAQMTIGVDGTTAFGTEPEVFGPALEAAGADVIGINCSIGPQGVLEAIERLAKVVRVPLVAQPNAGLPRDVGDRKMYMASPEYFAEYGRRIVEAGARFIGGCCGTTPEHVKALRGFVRATAVMAPSARAVIGVSEHTALHAVPSVPLGERSAFGAKLAAGEWVTTVEIVPPRGVDPAPMLEQARQLKAAGIDGVNIPDGPRAQSRMGALISGILIERETGLEAVVHYACRDRNLLGMLSDLLGAAAAGLRNLLIVTGDPPKMGPYPDATAVFDIDAIGLTNLVARLNRGLDPGGNAIGAPTRFVHGVGINPASPDLERELARFAWKAEAGACFAITQPVFDVRQLEEVLPRLERFGVPIIAGIWPLVSLRNAEFLANEVPGITVPDVVLDRMRRASVVGKEAALAEGVAIAREMLAALRGSVAGVQVAAPMGRVEVAVDVLESR, encoded by the coding sequence ATGCCGACACTGCGTGCACTGCTCGACGACGGCAAGGTCCACGTGCTCGACGGCGCGATGGGGACGATGCTCTACCAGAAGGGCGTCTTCGTCAACGTCTGCTTCGACGAGTTGGCGGTGCGCCAGCCGACGCTGATCGCCGAGGTCCATGCCGACTATGCGGCGGCCGGCGCGGAACTGGTGGAGACCAACACCTTCGGCGCCAACCCGATCAAGCTGGCGCAGTACGGACTCGCCGCCGAAACCGAGACATTGAACCGCGTGGCCGCGACGGTGGCCCGTCAGGCGGTTGGCAGCAGCGTCGCCGTGCTCGGCGCCATCGGTCCGTTGGGCGTGCGCCTCGAACCGTTCGGTGACCTGGCCGTCGCCGACGCCGAAGCCGCCTTCGGACGGCAGGTGGATGGACTGCTTGCGGGGGGCGTCGACGGCTTCTGCCTCGAGACCTTCTCCGACGTGGCCGAACTGGAGGCCGCGATCCGTGCGGTGCGCGCGCGGTCGGACTTGGGCGTCATGGCGCAGATGACCATCGGCGTCGACGGCACCACCGCCTTCGGCACCGAGCCGGAGGTGTTTGGCCCCGCGCTCGAGGCGGCCGGCGCCGACGTGATCGGGATCAACTGCTCGATCGGGCCGCAGGGTGTGCTCGAAGCCATCGAGCGGCTCGCCAAGGTGGTGCGCGTGCCGTTGGTGGCGCAGCCGAACGCCGGGCTGCCGCGAGACGTCGGCGACCGCAAGATGTACATGGCCTCGCCGGAGTATTTCGCGGAGTATGGTCGGCGGATCGTCGAGGCAGGCGCCCGCTTCATCGGGGGCTGCTGCGGGACCACGCCGGAGCACGTGAAGGCGCTGCGCGGCTTCGTGCGCGCCACCGCGGTGATGGCGCCGTCGGCCCGCGCCGTCATCGGCGTCAGCGAACACACCGCCCTCCACGCCGTGCCCAGTGTGCCGCTCGGCGAACGTTCCGCCTTCGGCGCCAAGTTGGCCGCCGGCGAATGGGTCACCACCGTGGAGATCGTCCCGCCGCGCGGCGTCGACCCCGCCCCAATGCTCGAACAGGCTCGCCAACTCAAGGCGGCCGGCATCGATGGCGTGAACATCCCCGACGGCCCGCGGGCGCAAAGCCGCATGGGGGCCTTGATCTCGGGGATCCTGATCGAGCGCGAGACCGGCCTCGAGGCGGTGGTCCACTACGCGTGCCGTGATCGCAATCTCCTCGGCATGCTCTCCGACCTGCTCGGCGCCGCCGCGGCGGGGCTGCGCAACCTGCTGATCGTCACTGGCGATCCGCCGAAGATGGGCCCCTACCCCGATGCCACCGCCGTCTTCGACATCGACGCGATCGGCCTCACCAACCTGGTGGCGCGCCTCAATCGCGGCCTCGACCCGGGCGGCAATGCCATCGGCGCGCCGACCAGGTTCGTGCACGGCGTCGGGATCAATCCGGCCTCGCCCGACCTCGAGCGCGAGCTGGCACGCTTCGCCTGGAAGGCAGAGGCGGGCGCCTGCTTTGCGATTACCCAGCCGGTGTTCGATGTGCGGCAGCTCGAGGAAGTGCTTCCTCGACTCGAACGGTTCGGCGTGCCGATCATTGCTGGCATCTGGCCGCTGGTGTCGCTCCGCAACGCCGAGTTCCTCGCCAACGAAGTCCCCGGCATCACCGTCCCCGACGTGGTGCTCGACCGGATGCGCCGCGCCTCGGTGGTGGGCAAGGAGGCAGCGCTCGCCGAGGGCGTGGCGATCGCACGCGAGATGCTCGCCGCGCTGCGCGGCTCGGTCGCCGGTGTGCAGGTGGCGGCGCCGATGGGGAGGGTGGAGGTGGCGGTGGACGTGCTCGAAAGCCGATGA
- a CDS encoding fasciclin domain-containing protein, translating to MQFRNSFRHLAAAAILGAAVVAPAQAQMDHSKMGKDIVATAVAAGSFKTLATLLTEADLVKTLQGAGPFTVFAPTDAAFAAIPADAVAKLRADKGALTKVLTYHVIAGKITAADLAKMADKDGYITAKTVSGVTLKLHLAGKAVHVNVDKGDKAIANVTTADVMASNGVIHVIDKVLMP from the coding sequence ATGCAGTTCCGCAACTCGTTCCGCCATCTCGCGGCCGCCGCCATCCTCGGCGCTGCCGTCGTCGCGCCGGCTCAGGCGCAGATGGATCATTCGAAGATGGGGAAGGACATCGTCGCCACCGCCGTCGCGGCCGGCTCGTTCAAGACCCTCGCCACGCTGCTGACCGAGGCCGACCTGGTCAAGACGCTGCAGGGCGCCGGGCCGTTCACCGTCTTCGCGCCGACCGATGCCGCCTTCGCGGCGATCCCGGCCGACGCCGTCGCCAAGCTTCGCGCCGACAAGGGCGCTCTCACGAAGGTGCTGACCTACCACGTCATCGCCGGCAAGATCACCGCCGCCGACCTGGCCAAGATGGCCGACAAGGACGGCTACATCACCGCCAAGACCGTCTCCGGGGTGACGCTCAAGCTGCACCTGGCCGGCAAGGCCGTGCACGTGAACGTCGACAAGGGTGACAAGGCGATCGCGAACGTCACCACGGCCGACGTCATGGCGTCGAACGGGGTGATCCACGTGATTGACAAGGTGTTGATGCCGTAA
- the dacB gene encoding D-alanyl-D-alanine carboxypeptidase/D-alanyl-D-alanine-endopeptidase, with product MNPRATILCLLLAVPAVARAQDAGPLTPGLESWYLGAKRSAPGTWGVVVADQSGQVLWSINAEQPLIPASTVKLLTTGFARTMVGSDARRATRVVGDGRVNPATGTWEGRWGLELNGDPTLERRDRTGPTLSALALQLASIGVRRLIGPLSVTSGAGEARSVFPAAWAARHRGRSYAPMVGPVTLNENLVEFSVLPGARSGTRAIIAADAPAGMASLVTSTVKTVAGTRAKIRVTPQSGGRFLVSGTIGSRAGARRYQAVATDPTAVLEAAWQYATKQAGIEWLVASAISAPGFGERRVLAEVVSQPFDSIAHEINSRSLNIGAELMLLWGGGPERAADRLMQHIRTVTGISHGIELFDGSGLSERDRVSPIVFTTYLANFPQTAGGRNFAQLLPANGSGTLKSLRTGLPAAGVVHAKTGTLGNVSTLVGYLGRSDGTLLIAAMYNGRNAGAARQAQWKLFRTLGANGVVLPVDEVTGVGGP from the coding sequence ATGAACCCTCGCGCCACCATCCTCTGCCTCCTCCTTGCCGTTCCGGCAGTCGCCCGGGCGCAGGACGCCGGCCCGCTGACGCCGGGGCTGGAATCGTGGTACCTCGGCGCCAAGCGCAGTGCGCCGGGGACTTGGGGCGTGGTCGTGGCCGATCAATCGGGGCAGGTCCTCTGGTCGATCAACGCCGAACAACCGCTGATTCCCGCCTCGACTGTCAAGTTGTTGACCACGGGTTTTGCCCGGACGATGGTCGGTTCCGATGCCCGCCGGGCCACCCGGGTCGTGGGTGATGGCCGGGTGAATCCCGCCACCGGCACCTGGGAAGGGCGTTGGGGGCTGGAATTGAACGGCGATCCGACCCTCGAACGGCGCGACCGCACCGGCCCGACACTCTCCGCCCTGGCCTTGCAGCTCGCCTCGATCGGGGTCCGCCGACTGATCGGCCCCTTGAGCGTGACGAGCGGGGCCGGCGAGGCGCGGAGCGTCTTCCCCGCCGCCTGGGCCGCCCGCCACCGTGGCCGCAGCTACGCCCCGATGGTCGGTCCGGTCACCCTCAACGAGAACCTCGTCGAATTTTCGGTTCTCCCCGGCGCGCGGAGCGGTACGCGCGCGATCATCGCGGCCGACGCCCCTGCCGGGATGGCATCCCTGGTGACCAGCACCGTCAAGACCGTGGCCGGAACCCGCGCGAAGATTCGCGTCACCCCGCAGTCGGGTGGTCGCTTTCTGGTCAGCGGCACCATCGGCAGCCGGGCCGGCGCGCGTCGGTATCAGGCTGTTGCCACCGATCCGACCGCCGTGCTCGAGGCGGCCTGGCAGTACGCGACCAAGCAGGCCGGTATCGAATGGCTGGTGGCCTCCGCCATCTCCGCCCCCGGCTTCGGCGAGCGCCGCGTCCTGGCCGAGGTGGTGTCGCAGCCGTTCGACTCGATCGCGCACGAGATCAACAGTCGCTCGCTCAACATCGGCGCCGAACTGATGCTCCTCTGGGGCGGCGGGCCGGAGCGCGCCGCCGATCGATTGATGCAGCACATCCGGACCGTCACCGGCATCAGCCACGGCATCGAACTCTTCGATGGCAGCGGCCTCTCCGAGCGTGACCGGGTCTCGCCGATCGTCTTCACGACCTACCTCGCCAACTTCCCGCAGACCGCGGGCGGTCGCAACTTCGCCCAGCTGCTGCCCGCCAATGGCAGCGGCACGTTGAAGTCGCTCCGCACCGGCCTCCCGGCGGCGGGTGTCGTGCACGCCAAGACCGGGACCCTCGGCAACGTCTCGACGCTCGTCGGCTACCTCGGTCGCAGCGACGGCACCCTGCTCATCGCCGCCATGTACAATGGCCGCAACGCGGGTGCCGCCCGTCAGGCCCAGTGGAAGCTCTTCCGCACCCTCGGCGCCAACGGCGTGGTGTTGCCGGTGGACGAGGTGACGGGGGTGGGTGGGCCCTGA
- a CDS encoding efflux RND transporter permease subunit: MMIERLIDVAVHKRGIVLGAVAVLLSIGVWAFATIPFEAFPDLTANSVSIITEAPGLAPQEVEQLVTFPIERALLGLPDAEVVRSTTKFGLSITQVVFDDGVDSWFARQVVSQRLGDVAALLPPDVTPQLGPPSTAMGEVFQYVLTASTPEWDPTSLKTLQDYTIAPQLRTVPGVAEVNSWGGLTERIEIVADPARLATAGLTLGDIERAVARENLNFGGASIESRQERFVVRGLGRFTRPEQIADIPVTVAGQTPVRLGDVAEVVRGALPREGAVSADGRGEVVSGMVIMRKGENAQRVMAGIAERIRAVEATLPAGVALVPFYDQTELVKRTTHTVEKNLLMGGALVVAVLWLFLRNTAAALIVAVVIPLSMLWAFIAMRIFGFSANLMSLGALDFGLLVDGSIVLVENVMRRAHGHADKEGAPARIHAAAVEVGRPIVFGIAIIIAVYLPLFALEGTERKMFVPMAFTVMAALMGSLLLALTLVPAAARTFLATAVEPDWPAFERLRERYQRLIAGTLGRAPIIISTGVVATVLAVFAMSRLGSEFMPRLDEGSVLVQARRLPATALSEGVRFSGLIERALVALPEVRTVVSKLGRPDLATEAMGSYESDTYVILTEKESWRKGGKAAIVQAMDSVLRDIPGLSVAFTQPIQMRLDEAESGITTDVGVQLFGSDADTLAMLGGKIERLLAGVPGAADVKTIAASRMKQVTVTLDRARMAPLGLSADDVAIEVERALGAKQAGALIDGARRIPIAVRLAEASRIDPERLAELPIARGRGAVVPLGAVAEIKVVEAPEAFAHEGGQRLVVVGANIRGRDVGSFVADAEAKLASTIQLPSGYRTEWGGQYRHQQSALARLRVLVPVAILAIFGLLYMAFGTWRHAALIMSNVPFALVGGVASLWLMGLNLSLSASVGFIALFGIAVLNGVVMVTSINDLLREGKTLADALVIGAGSRLRPVLMTAFVAGLGFVPMAVSTSAGAELQRPLATVVIGGLLTSTLLTLVVLPTLYGAVERWVMKHPGVVIED, translated from the coding sequence ATGATGATCGAGCGCCTGATCGACGTCGCCGTGCACAAGCGGGGCATCGTCCTTGGCGCGGTGGCCGTGCTGCTCAGCATCGGCGTCTGGGCCTTCGCGACGATTCCGTTCGAGGCCTTTCCCGACCTGACCGCCAACAGCGTCAGCATCATCACCGAGGCACCGGGGCTCGCGCCGCAGGAAGTCGAGCAGCTGGTCACCTTCCCGATCGAGCGCGCCCTGCTCGGCCTGCCCGATGCCGAGGTGGTGCGGTCCACCACGAAGTTCGGCCTCTCCATCACGCAGGTCGTCTTCGACGACGGCGTCGATTCCTGGTTCGCGCGGCAGGTCGTCTCGCAACGACTCGGTGATGTCGCGGCGTTGCTGCCTCCCGATGTCACGCCGCAACTCGGTCCTCCGTCGACGGCGATGGGCGAGGTGTTCCAGTACGTCCTCACGGCCAGCACGCCAGAGTGGGACCCGACCTCGCTCAAGACGCTCCAGGACTACACCATCGCGCCGCAGTTGCGGACGGTGCCTGGCGTGGCCGAGGTCAATTCGTGGGGTGGCCTCACCGAGCGGATCGAGATCGTCGCCGATCCCGCCCGACTCGCAACTGCCGGCCTCACGCTCGGCGACATCGAGCGCGCCGTCGCGCGCGAGAATCTCAACTTCGGTGGCGCCTCGATCGAGTCACGCCAGGAGCGCTTCGTGGTGCGCGGGCTCGGCCGCTTCACGCGGCCGGAGCAGATCGCCGACATTCCGGTGACCGTGGCAGGGCAGACGCCGGTGCGCCTTGGCGATGTCGCCGAGGTGGTGCGCGGGGCGTTGCCTCGTGAAGGCGCCGTCAGCGCCGATGGCCGCGGCGAAGTCGTCTCGGGGATGGTCATCATGCGGAAGGGCGAGAATGCCCAGCGCGTGATGGCGGGGATCGCCGAGCGGATCCGTGCCGTTGAGGCGACGCTGCCGGCCGGCGTCGCGCTGGTGCCGTTCTACGATCAGACCGAACTCGTGAAGCGCACCACCCACACCGTCGAGAAGAACCTCCTCATGGGTGGCGCGCTGGTCGTGGCGGTGCTCTGGCTCTTCCTCCGCAACACCGCGGCGGCGCTGATCGTGGCGGTGGTGATCCCGCTCTCGATGCTGTGGGCCTTCATCGCGATGCGGATCTTCGGCTTCTCCGCCAACCTGATGTCGCTCGGCGCCCTCGACTTCGGTCTGCTGGTCGACGGTTCGATCGTGCTGGTCGAGAACGTGATGCGACGCGCCCACGGGCACGCCGACAAGGAGGGGGCGCCGGCGCGGATCCACGCCGCCGCGGTCGAGGTGGGCCGACCGATCGTCTTCGGCATCGCGATCATCATCGCCGTCTACCTGCCGCTCTTTGCCCTCGAGGGCACCGAGCGGAAGATGTTCGTCCCGATGGCGTTCACCGTGATGGCCGCCCTGATGGGTTCGCTGCTGCTGGCATTGACCCTGGTACCGGCGGCGGCGCGCACCTTCCTCGCCACCGCCGTCGAGCCCGACTGGCCCGCCTTCGAGCGGTTGCGGGAGCGGTACCAGCGGCTGATCGCCGGAACGCTTGGCCGCGCGCCGATCATCATCAGCACCGGTGTGGTGGCCACGGTGCTGGCCGTATTCGCCATGAGCCGTCTCGGCAGCGAGTTCATGCCGCGGCTCGACGAGGGGAGTGTGCTGGTCCAGGCGCGACGCCTGCCGGCCACCGCCTTGAGCGAGGGCGTCCGCTTCAGCGGGCTCATCGAGCGCGCGCTGGTCGCCCTCCCCGAAGTGCGCACCGTGGTGTCGAAGCTTGGCCGCCCCGATCTCGCGACCGAGGCGATGGGGAGTTACGAGTCGGACACCTACGTCATCCTCACCGAGAAGGAGTCGTGGCGGAAGGGGGGGAAGGCAGCGATCGTGCAGGCGATGGATTCCGTGCTGCGCGACATTCCCGGGCTTTCCGTGGCCTTCACGCAGCCGATCCAGATGCGGCTCGACGAGGCGGAGAGTGGCATCACGACCGACGTCGGCGTGCAGCTCTTCGGCAGCGACGCCGACACGCTGGCGATGCTCGGCGGCAAGATCGAGCGGCTGCTCGCCGGCGTGCCCGGCGCCGCCGATGTGAAGACCATCGCGGCCTCGCGCATGAAGCAGGTGACGGTCACGCTGGATCGGGCGCGGATGGCACCGCTCGGCCTCTCCGCCGATGATGTCGCCATCGAAGTCGAACGTGCGCTCGGGGCCAAGCAGGCCGGCGCCCTGATCGACGGTGCCCGGCGGATTCCGATCGCGGTGCGGCTGGCCGAGGCGAGCCGGATCGATCCGGAGCGCCTGGCCGAGTTGCCGATCGCGCGCGGACGTGGTGCCGTGGTCCCGCTCGGTGCCGTGGCAGAGATCAAGGTGGTCGAGGCGCCGGAAGCATTTGCGCACGAGGGCGGGCAACGCCTCGTCGTCGTCGGCGCCAACATCCGTGGGCGCGACGTCGGCAGCTTCGTGGCCGACGCCGAGGCGAAGCTGGCGAGCACGATCCAGCTGCCGTCCGGGTATCGGACCGAATGGGGCGGGCAGTATCGGCACCAGCAGTCGGCGCTCGCGCGGCTCCGCGTGCTGGTCCCCGTCGCCATCCTGGCGATCTTCGGCCTGCTCTACATGGCGTTCGGCACCTGGCGCCACGCGGCGCTGATCATGTCGAACGTGCCGTTTGCACTGGTGGGTGGTGTGGCCTCGCTCTGGTTGATGGGGCTCAACCTCTCGCTCTCCGCCTCGGTCGGCTTCATCGCGCTCTTCGGCATCGCGGTGCTGAACGGCGTGGTGATGGTCACATCGATCAACGACCTGCTGCGCGAGGGGAAGACGCTGGCCGATGCGCTGGTGATCGGTGCCGGCTCACGGCTGCGTCCCGTCCTGATGACCGCCTTCGTCGCAGGCCTCGGCTTCGTGCCGATGGCAGTCTCCACCTCGGCCGGGGCCGAGCTGCAACGCCCGCTCGCCACCGTGGTGATCGGTGGGCTCCTGACCTCGACGCTGCTGACGCTGGTGGTGTTGCCGACGTTGTACGGGGCGGTGGAGCGGTGGGTGATGAAGCATCCGGGGGTGGTGATCGAGGACTGA